A genomic region of Paenibacillus sp. PL2-23 contains the following coding sequences:
- a CDS encoding ABC transporter permease, with amino-acid sequence MFIIAKRNLKLFFRDRTGVLMSFMSVFIILGLYVLFLGETLSSNLPDVEGAKFLLNSWVMAGILAVTTVTATLGAFGVMVDDRARGLLKDFTAAPVKRQHIVGGYILSACSIGMILSVVTLLMAELYIIAFGGQWLSFWSIIQVIGILALSVLTGGSIMFFITSMLRTISAFTTASTIIGTLIGFLTGIYIPIGTLPVAMQWVIKLFPISHAGALLRSVMVEEPMAQAFDGAPEEAIREFKVDMGVVFDFGGSLSTMGTSLAVLAGTTLVFCLLSIAIMRRTNQ; translated from the coding sequence GTGTTCATTATTGCCAAGCGGAATTTGAAGCTTTTTTTCCGGGATCGAACGGGAGTGCTTATGTCATTCATGTCTGTCTTCATTATTCTGGGTCTTTACGTGTTGTTCCTGGGTGAAACGCTGTCGAGCAACTTGCCCGACGTTGAGGGGGCTAAGTTCCTGCTGAACAGCTGGGTCATGGCGGGCATATTGGCTGTCACTACGGTGACGGCAACGCTTGGCGCGTTCGGCGTCATGGTGGATGACAGGGCTCGCGGCCTGCTGAAGGATTTTACGGCGGCACCAGTCAAGCGACAGCATATCGTAGGCGGCTACATCCTGAGCGCGTGCTCGATTGGCATGATCTTAAGTGTTGTCACGCTGCTAATGGCTGAGTTGTACATCATCGCGTTTGGAGGCCAGTGGCTGTCCTTCTGGTCCATCATCCAGGTGATCGGCATTCTAGCGCTTTCTGTGCTGACTGGCGGATCGATTATGTTTTTTATCACCTCCATGCTGCGGACTATTAGCGCTTTTACCACGGCTAGCACCATAATCGGCACGCTGATTGGCTTTCTGACGGGCATTTACATTCCAATCGGAACCTTGCCGGTAGCGATGCAATGGGTCATCAAGCTGTTTCCCATCTCACATGCGGGAGCCTTGCTTCGCTCAGTCATGGTGGAGGAGCCGATGGCTCAAGCCTTTGATGGTGCGCCAGAGGAAGCCATCCGGGAGTTTAAGGTGGATATGGGTGTCGTGTTCGACTTTGGCGGCAGCCTGTCGACTATGGGCACAAGCTTGGCCGTTCTGGCGGGCACAACGCTAGTGTTTTGTTTGCTGTCGATAGCGATAATGAGGCGAACCAACCAATAA
- a CDS encoding ATP-binding cassette domain-containing protein yields the protein MNAMIKAAGLVKSFGSLQAVKGIDLEVEEGSLFAFLGPNGAGKSTTIDMLTTQLKPDAGTAHIAGFQLGKDNDSIRSAIGIVFQDSLLDPLLTVEENLLVRGSFYGLSRSELKRAAARAVETAGAGDFLKRPYGKLSGGQRRRADIARALIHTPRVLFLDEPTTGLDPQTRKNVWTTIRQLQQERGMTVFLTTHYMEEAAMADQIVIMDHGKVLAEGSPYELKERYATDLLKLKPHHEEELSAYLEARSTLFSVVGGIYHIPIPETIKALELIEGCRENIAGLEIISGTMDDVFLNLTGTEVRA from the coding sequence ATGAACGCTATGATTAAGGCAGCAGGACTCGTCAAATCGTTCGGATCGCTGCAAGCGGTGAAGGGGATCGACTTGGAGGTGGAGGAGGGCAGCTTGTTCGCGTTCCTTGGTCCTAATGGCGCCGGCAAATCGACCACAATCGATATGCTGACGACTCAGCTGAAGCCTGATGCGGGGACAGCTCATATTGCGGGCTTCCAGCTCGGCAAGGATAATGACAGCATTCGATCCGCGATCGGGATTGTCTTCCAGGACAGCCTGCTGGATCCTTTGCTGACTGTGGAAGAAAACCTGCTGGTTCGCGGCAGCTTCTACGGGCTGAGTCGCAGCGAGCTCAAGCGTGCTGCAGCACGGGCTGTGGAGACTGCAGGGGCAGGCGACTTCCTGAAGCGCCCGTACGGCAAGCTGTCAGGGGGTCAGCGCAGGCGTGCGGATATCGCGAGGGCGTTGATTCATACCCCTCGGGTGCTATTTTTAGATGAACCTACAACGGGCCTCGATCCGCAGACCCGCAAAAACGTCTGGACGACCATTCGACAGCTCCAGCAGGAGCGAGGCATGACTGTTTTTCTTACGACGCATTATATGGAAGAAGCCGCTATGGCCGATCAAATCGTCATTATGGATCATGGCAAGGTGCTGGCGGAGGGATCGCCCTATGAGCTCAAGGAACGCTACGCGACGGATCTGCTGAAGCTGAAGCCTCACCATGAGGAGGAGCTGAGCGCTTATTTGGAAGCACGATCAACGCTGTTCTCTGTTGTTGGAGGGATCTATCATATCCCTATTCCGGAGACGATAAAGGCTCTGGAGCTGATTGAAGGGTGCAGAGAGAACATTGCCGGTCTGGAAATTATAAGCGGGACGATGGATGATGTATTCCTCAATCTGACGGGCACGGAGGTGCGGGCATAG